In Castor canadensis chromosome 11, mCasCan1.hap1v2, whole genome shotgun sequence, a single genomic region encodes these proteins:
- the Ngfr gene encoding tumor necrosis factor receptor superfamily member 16: MGAGAAGRAMDRPRLLLLLLLGVSLGDAGELCSTGIYTQSGECCKACNLGEGVAQPCGVNQTVCEPCLDSVTFSDVVSATEPCKPCTECVGLQSMSAPCVEADDAVCRCAYGYYQDEVTGRCEACSVCEAGSGLVYSCQDKQNTVCEECPDGTYSDEANHVDPCLPCTVCEDTERQLRECTRWADAECEEIPGRWITRSTPTGGSDSTAPSTQEPEVPPEQDLVASTVADMVTTVMGSSQPVVTRGTTDNLIPVYCSILAAVVVGLVAYIAFKRWNSCKQNKQGANSRPVNQTPPPEGEKLHSDSGISVDSQSLHDQQPHSQTASGQALKGEGGLYSSLPPAKREEVEKLLNGSAGETWRHLAGELGYQPEHIDSFTHEPFPVRALLANWAAQDSATLDTLVAALQRIKRPDIVDSLCSESTATSPV; this comes from the exons GTGTCCCTTGGAGATGCTGGTGAGCTATGCTCCACGGGCATATACACTCAAAGTGGAGAGTGCTGCAAAGCCTGCAACCTGGGCGAGGGTGTGGCCCAGCCCTGCGGAGTCAACCAGACCGTGTGTGAGCCCTGCCTGGACA GCGTGACTTTCTCCGACGTGGTGAGCGCCACGGAGCCCTGCAAGCCGTGCACCGAGTGCGTGGGTCTGCAGAGCATGTCAGCACCATGCGTGGAGGCTGACGACGCCGTGTGCCGCTGCGCCTACGGCTACTACCAGGACGAGGTGACCGGTCGCTGCGAGGCGTGCAGCGTGTGCGAGGCGGGCTCAGGCCTGGTGTACTCATGTCAGGACAAGCAGAACACCGTGTGCGAGGAGTGCCCCGACGGCACGTACTCCGACGAGGCCAACCACGTGGACCCGTGCCTGCCCTGCACGGTGTGTGAGGACACCGAGCGCCAGCTGCGCGAGTGCACGCGCTGGGCTGACGCTGAGTGCGAGG AGATCCCTGGCCGTTGGATTACCCGGTCTACACCAACAGGGGGCTCAGACAGCACAGCCCCCAGCACCCAGGAGCCTGAGGTACCTCCAGAGCAAGACCTCGTAGCCAGCACGGTGGCAGACATGGTGACCACGGTGATGGGCAGCTCCCAGCCAGTAGTGACTCGAGGCACCACTGACAACCTCATCCCTGTCTATTGCTCCATCCTGGCTGCTGTGGTTGTGGGCCTCGTGGCCTACATCGCCTTCAAGAG GTGGAACAGTTGCAAACAGAATAAGCAAGGAGCCAACAGTCGGCCAGTGAATCAGACACCCCCACCGGAGGGAGAGAAGCTCCACAGCGACAGCGGTATCTCTGTGGACAGCCAGAGCCTGCATGACCAGCAGCCCCACTCGCAGACGGCCTCAGGccagg CCCTCAAGGGTGAAGGAGGCCTGTACAGCAGCCTGCCCCCGGCCAAGCGTGAGGAGGTGGAGAAGCTGCTGAATGGCTCTGCCGGGGAGACCTGGCGGCACCTCGCGGGCGAGCTGGGCTACCAGCCCGAGCACATAGACTCCTTCACCCATGAGCCCTTCCCTGTCCGTGCCCTGCTTGCCAACTGGGCTGCCCAGGACAGCGCAACCCTCGATACCCTCGTGGCTGCCCTGCAGCGCATCAAGCGACCTGACATTGTGGACAGCCTGTGCAGCGAGTCCACAGCCACATCCCCGGTGTGA